The Lathyrus oleraceus cultivar Zhongwan6 chromosome 5, CAAS_Psat_ZW6_1.0, whole genome shotgun sequence genome includes the window atattttaaaattattataaatattataatttaaatattattttcattattttaataAGTAAAAACTAATTTAAATctgtaaaaaataaaaaatattaaaaagaaGAGGTTACCTTTAGAAAATTCATGGCCAATGGATGACCGAGGTTACCTTTAAAAAATTCAATGGACATGTTGTTTTAAGCATGCAACTTCTTCTGTTTTGACTCACGTGAACATCTTAAGCATGCAAGTCTCTTCCTAAGACTATTTTGTATTTATTGTTGGCTATGTAGTAGTAAATGGGTCTTATTTCTTGCATAACATACAAGAACCTAGGATGTAGACTCCACATACTACTTCTGAGCACAGACTACATAGCATAGGTTTCCTCTATCCCAACACTATTATTATATTACATGTATATTTGAATAATATTCTAACTCAATTAATTGGACATTTTATCACATTAATTCATTGAATTTATAATATttaatcaaattaattattaaaGTAGCTTAACTAATTTTAAAATTGAAAATATGAATAGTCTGAGTTCATAATTTTGTGTATAAGATTATGATAATTATTATCACTTCAACAAATTAAAAGAAAATTTAACTTATCTGAAGTAATTTTTCAGATAACCACTTTGATTATTTTAATATGTTTGTTTAAGTTTTTTAGAAAAtcatttttaattttaaaataataatttaattcTAATAGTTATTctaaattatttatttattttttagtaGAAAAGAAGGGCTAAAAGATTTTAATTTAGGAGCTTcgaattaaaaaagaaaaatacaTGATACTAAAAACCAAAaatgttaatttttttttaattttttgaaactaatcatttaaaaaaaaactcaacaaacacacCTAAAAGATCttggaaaaataaataaatgttaCTAAATAAATTGTGTTAGATGTATGAACTTTTAAATtgtaaattttaaaaaataatctTCACAGCTAAAATTTCAATATCTTTGTTatttattctttttctttttattcaCTTATAAATAATGTAAAAGatataaattataattaaaagaaataattttGCCAAACAAAATCTTAAAGTCCAATTATTTGTACTTTTTCTTCTCATTCAGGTATAAATAGGCCAACTCAATTCCACTTCAATACATCTTTTACACTAAAATAGTTTTTCAACAATAACATAGCAGAAAAGAAATGACACACAAAGTTGTTTTGTTTCTCCTACCTTTTCTCCTACTCTTGATGATTGTAAGTTACTGCATGCTTTTATCTCTTAAATTTATATTTTTCATCACCTAAATATGGTAATCTATCATTTCTCATTATCTATATTTCCATTCATCGCATTCTCTCATAATCAAATACTTCTATTTGATTGgataaaataatatttttttgctgtaatgaaatttaaaaaattaattttctttaatttttatttcaaattttgTATCCATATGGTATAATGATTATATCTTAACTGTGAAATAAAATATGTATCATTTTTTTAATCAAATCTACCATCCAAATGTCACTCAATAATATCCCTTCATTCAATTGTATTGTAGAATGGGCAAGGAAGCTCTGCTCGATATATGAAACTTGAGCAAGAGAATGTGGAAGAAAAACACGCTGATCAGCCTTACCTTGATGGTTGGCTCAAAAATCCATTGAAGAATCAAAAACTCACCCATGACTCTAACCAAGTTTAtcttgatggatggttgaaagataccCGATCTGAGAGAGCGAAATCCCTCTCTGACTCCAACCAAGTTtaccttgatggatggttgaaagataccCGAACTGAGAAAGAAAAATCTTCCCCCGATTCCAACCAAGTAtaccttgatggatggttgaaagatacTCGAACTGAGAAAACAAAACCAATCGCAGACTCCAACCAAGTTTAtcttgatggatggttgaaagataccCGAGTTGAGAAAGCTAAGTCCACCTCTGACTCCAACCAAGTTTAtcttgatggatggttgaaagataccCGAGTAGAGAAAGCAAAATCCACCTCTGACTCCAATGAAGTTtaccttgatggatggttgaaagataTTCGAGCTGAGAAAGTAAAGTCTACTGATGACTCCAACCAAGTTTAtcttgatggatggttgaaagaCATCAGATCTGAGAAAGCAAAGTCCACGCCTAACTCCAACCAAGTTtaccttgatggatggttgaaagataccCGATCAGAAAAAGAAAAATCCACCTCGAACTCCAACCAAGTTtaccttgatggatggttgaaagatGCCCGAGCTGAGAAA containing:
- the LOC127086001 gene encoding uncharacterized protein LOC127086001 isoform X9, with the protein product MTHKVVLFLLPFLLLLMINGQGSSARYMKLEQENVEEKHADQPYLDGWLKNPLKNQKLTHDSNQVYLDGWLKDTRSERAKSLSDSNQVYLDGWLKDTRTEKEKSSPDSNQVYLDGWLKDTRTEKTKPIADSNQVYLDGWLKDTRVEKAKSTSDSNQVYLDGWLKDTRVEKAKSTSDSNEVYLDGWLKDIRAEKVKSTDDSNQVYLDGWLKDIRSEKAKSTPNSNQVYLDGWLKDTRSEKEKSTSNSNQVYLDGWLKDARAEKVKSTSDSNQVYLDGWLKDTRAKQTKSTPDSNQVYLDGWLKDTRSEKTKSSSDSKQVYLDGWLKDTRVEKIKSPSDTKQVYLDGWLKDTRSEKEKSTSNSNQVYLDGWLKDARAEKVKSTSDSNQVYLDGWLKDTRAKQTKSTPDSNQVYLDGWLKDTRSEKTKSSSDSKQVYLDGWLKDTRVEKIKSPSDTKQVYLDGWLKDIRAEKAKSTSDSNQAYLDGWLKDIRAEKAKSAPDSKQVYLDGWLKDTRN
- the LOC127086001 gene encoding uncharacterized protein LOC127086001 isoform X10, with translation MTHKVVLFLLPFLLLLMINGQGSSARYMKLEQENVEEKHADQPYLDGWLKNPLKNQKLTHDSNQVYLDGWLKDTRSERAKSLSDSNQVYLDGWLKDTRTEKEKSSPDSNQVYLDGWLKDTRTEKTKPIADSNQVYLDGWLKDTRVEKAKSTSDSNQVYLDGWLKDTRVEKAKSTSDSNEVYLDGWLKDIRAEKVKSTDDSNQVYLDGWLKDIRSEKAKSTPNSNQVYLDGWLKDTRSEKEKSTSNSNQVYLDGWLKDARAEKVKSTSDSNQVYLDGWLKDTRAKQTKSTPDSNQVYLDGWLKDTRSEKTKSSSDSKQVYLDGWLKDTRVEKIKSPSDTKQVYLDGWLKDTRSEKEKSTSNSNQVYLDGWLKDTRSEKTKSSSDSKQVYLDGWLKDTRVEKIKSPSDTKQVYLDGWLKDIRAEKAKSTSDSNQVYLDGWLKDIRAEKAKSTSDSNQVYLDGWLKDIRAEKAKSTSDSNQAYLDGWLKDIRAEKAKSAPDSKQVYLDGWLKDTRN
- the LOC127086001 gene encoding uncharacterized protein LOC127086001 isoform X8, with the translated sequence MTHKVVLFLLPFLLLLMINGQGSSARYMKLEQENVEEKHADQPYLDGWLKNPLKNQKLTHDSNQVYLDGWLKDTRSERAKSLSDSNQVYLDGWLKDTRTEKEKSSPDSNQVYLDGWLKDTRTEKTKPIADSNQVYLDGWLKDTRVEKAKSTSDSNQVYLDGWLKDTRVEKAKSTSDSNEVYLDGWLKDIRAEKVKSTDDSNQVYLDGWLKDIRSEKAKSTPNSNQVYLDGWLKDTRSEKEKSTSNSNQVYLDGWLKDARAEKVKSTSDSNQVYLDGWLKDTRAKQTKSTPDSNQVYLDGWLKDTRSEKTKSSSDSKQVYLDGWLKDTRVEKIKSPSDTKQVYLDGWLKDIRAEKAKSTSDSNQVYLDGWLKDARAEKVKSTSDSNQVYLDGWLKDTRAKQTKSTPDSNQVYLDGWLKDTRSEKTKSSSDSKQVYLDGWLKDTRVEKIKSPSDTKQVYLDGWLKDIRAEKAKSTSDSNQAYLDGWLKDIRAEKAKSAPDSKQVYLDGWLKDTRN